A single region of the Liolophura sinensis isolate JHLJ2023 chromosome 9, CUHK_Ljap_v2, whole genome shotgun sequence genome encodes:
- the LOC135475027 gene encoding glutathione synthetase-like encodes MREMRDIQDTRGMQDIQDILDIRDMQVMKDMQGMQGIMDIQDMQDIQDVRDIRDIKDFQNIKDMRDMQGMQTFRTLRTFRTKSGHSGHYRHSGHNGHPGHSGHPSVEMGSKVKRDQGSLTIAHEGVSLPLPDDQLKEIAAKGKDFALCHGILMRTKEEPYSSELLNYAPFTLFPSPLPRTCFQDALDVQTSFNYLMHLVAQDYEFLQESLKSVIEADDFISHLWDILTTVREENSGQPIVLNLNRSDYMVDVKDPSKPSIKQIEFNTMASSFGGLATQLTSVHRYTLELCGVMNHQSNLPDNGAATGLAQGLVDAWKLYGNQSAAVLFLVEPVSRNVFDQRWLEIKIHAINPSIRVIRRNFMQIYENAELTDDRSLTIDGIEIAVVYFRCGYVPTDFPSNKEWEAKLKMERSLAIKCPSVQSHLAGSKKIQEVLARPGMLERFIRDEEEVRKLRRTFAGLYTLDLNPEGDKTVAMAMKHPDHFVMKPQREGGGNNLYGDDIIMELNRVKNTEERSAYIMMERIFPPAQKNYLLKAGAPVQLSGVLCELGIYGVFIGNGSTVVENRQVGHLLRTKTLGTNEGGVAAGFAGIDSPYLID; translated from the exons ATGCGGGAGATGCGGGACATTCAGGACACGCGGGGCATGCAGGACATCCAGGACATACTGGACATTCGGGACATGCAGGTCATGAAGGACATGCAGGGCATGCAGGGCATTATGGACATACAGGACATGCAGGACATTCAGGACGTGCGAGACATACGGGACATTAAGGACTTCCAGAACATCAAGGACATGCGGGACATGCAGGGCATGCAGACATTCAGGACTTTACGGACATTCAGGACAAAAAGCGGACATTCAGGTCATTACAGACATTCAGGACATAACGGACATCCAGGACATTCAGGACAT CCAAGCGTGGAAATGGGGTCGAAAGTGAAACGGGACCAAG GTTCATTAACCATTGCACATGAGGGTGTAAGTTTACCCTTACCAGATGACCAGCTTAAGGAGATAGCAGCCAAGGGGAAAGACTTTGCTCTCTGTCATG GAATTTTAATGAGAACCAAAGAAGAACCATACTCCTCAGAGTTATTGAATTATGCCCCATTTACCCTGTTCCCAAGTCCTTTACCTCGTACCTGCTTTCAAGATGCTCTGGATGTCCAGACTTCCTTTAACTACCTCATGCACCTTGTAGCTCAAGACTATGAGTTTTTACAGGAATCGCTTAAAAG TGTTATAGAAGCAGATGATTTTATCAGCCATTTATGGGATATTCTGACCACAGTTAGGGAAGAGAACTCTGGACAG CCGATTGTCCTTAACCTGAACCGAAGTGACTACATGGTGGACGTGAAGGACCCTTCTAAACCCAGCATTAAACAGATTGAGTTCAACACAATGGCTTCCAGCTTCGGAGGTCTGGCCACCCAGCTAACCTCTGTCCATAG GTATACATTGGAATTGTGTGGAGTTATGAATCATCAATCAAAC CTTCCTGATAATGGTGCCGCCACTGGGCTTGCTCAAGGGTTGGTTGATGCTTGGAAGCTCTACGGAAATCAGAG TGCTGCTGTCTTGTTTCTTGTGGAGCCGGTTTCCAGGAACGTGTTTGACCAGCGATGGCTGGAGATCAAAATTCACGCCATTAACCCTTCCATCAGGGTGATCAGGAGAAACTTCATGCAGATTTATGAGAATGCTGAGTTAACAGATGACAGAAGTCTGACGAT AGATGGCATAGAGATAGCTGTGGTATACTTCAGGTGTGGCTATGTGCCCACAGATTTCCCCTCCAACAAA GAGTGGGAAGCCAAACTGAAGATGGAGCGATCTTTGGCCATCAAATGTCCCTCTGTACAGTCGCACCTAGCCGGCAGTAAGAAAATCCAGGAAGTGTTGGCACGACCAGGGATGCTGGAGAGGTTTATCAGAGATGAGGAAGAGGTCAGGAAACTGAGGAGGACATTTGCGGGACTCTACACTCTAGATCTG AATCCAGAAGGTGACAAaactgttgccatggcaatGAAACATCCAGACCATTTTGTCATGAAGCCTCAGCGAGAAGGGGGAG GAAATAATTTATATGGAGATGATATCATCATGGAGTTGAACAGAGTAAAGAATACTGAAGAGCGATCAGCATATATTATGATGGAAAGAATCTTTCCTCCAGCCCAGAAGAATTACCTTCTCAAGGCCGGCGCGCCAGTTCAGCtgtctggtgttttatgtgAATTGGGCATTTATGGCGTGTTTATAGG GAATGGCAGTACTGTGGTGGAGAACAGACAGGTTGGTCACCTCCTGCGAACCAAGACACTGGGCACCAATGAAGGAGGAGTGGCGGCTGGATTTGCTGGAATAGACTCACCCTACCTGATAGACTAA
- the LOC135475029 gene encoding uncharacterized protein LOC135475029 codes for MGDTSQPTGLDKKPSVTFESQIDCRRQIQSLPRDFRQHDSLTNDIKVSAKFYSVPRHLQADVEFKPPKRKGGLPRLLDLLTRRASKELQYYKQENDSTEGSTERDSVHQERHDDVTSSRPTSILLRPWLATEKEAASLTGLSKSPLLSSPEVTESASLTPSLLNILQIIQTSSVYLSDPEPPWIREENIPVIAHIEYKSTRPEHLSFKVGQLIFQKRGVDDNGLAHGTMKRHRFSKQKTGYYPANYVIPKPVKEPFQIFRLFRRNLSRRFTRGGTSENPIGETKMEASQRSSLPFLRMSSRPGTCTIYPVVDWNNSIS; via the exons ATGGGAGACACAAGCCAGCCTACAGGCTTAG ataaaaaaCCCTCGGTTACCTTTGAGTCTCAGATAGACTGCAGACGACAGATTCAGTCCTTACCACGTGACTTCCGACAACACGATAGTTTAACCAACGATATAAAAGTATCAGCAAAGTTTTACTCGGTCCCCAGACATTTACAAGCTGATGTAGAATTTAAGCCGCCAAAGCGTAAAG GTGGCCTACCCAGGTTGTTAGACTTGCTGACGCGTAGAGCATCTAAGGAGCTACAGTATTACAAACAGGAAAACGACAGCACGGAAGGTTCCACTGAAAGAGACAGCGTTCATCAAGAGCGTCACGATGACGTGACGTCATCACGACCGACTTCTATCCTTTTACGCCCATGGCTGGCCACAGAAAAGGAAGCTGCTAGTTTGACAGGCCTGTCCAAGTCTCCCTTACTAAGCAGTCCCGAGGTGACGGAGAGTGCCTCCCTCACCCCAAGCCTACTGAACATTCTTCAG ATCATCCAGACATCTTCTGTGTACCTCAGTGACCCAGAGCCCCCGTGGATAAGAGAGGAAAACATCCCTGTGATTGCTCATATTGAGTACAAGAGCACCCGGCCCGAGCATCTCTCCTTCAAAGTGG gcCAGCTGATTTTTCAGAAAAGGGGTGTAGACGACAATGGCCTTGCTCACGGGACCATGAAGAGGCACAGGTTTTCCAAACAAAAGACTGGTTATTACCCAGCCAATTACGTCATACCAAAGCCAGTGAAGGAACCATTTCAGATTTTCAGACTGTTCAGACGAAATCTTTCTCGGCGATTTACCCGTGGAGGGACATCGGAGAACCCCATAGGTGAAACCAAGATGGAAGCTAGTCAGAGGAGTTCTCTACCCTTCCTCAGAATGTCCAGCAGACCAGGGACATGCACTATTTATCCGGTAGTAGACTGGAACAATTCCATATCTTAA